From the genome of Brassica oleracea var. oleracea cultivar TO1000 chromosome C4, BOL, whole genome shotgun sequence:
GCCACACATCTAGAGAGAGAAACTTCGTCCAAATCTCTCTCTCCAGCAATGGTTGTTGCTATGTACCAGCGCAGCAATGTTAACGGAGATTCCGGTGCCCGGAAGGAAGAAGGGTTTGATCCAAGCGCACAACCACCGTTTAAGATCGGAGATATAAGGGCGGCGATTCCTAAGCATTGCTGGGTGAAGAGTCCTTTGAGATCTATGAGCTACGTCGCCAGAGACATTTTCGCCGTCGCGGCTCTGGCCATGGCCGCCGTGTATTTTGATAGCTGGTTCCTCTGGCCACTCTACTGGGTTGCCCAAGGAACCCTTTTCTGGGCCATCTTCGTTCTTGGCCACGACTGGTAAATTAAATTTTCAGTTTTAATTATTTTGTCTCTTTTTGTTCAATTTATTAATTTCTTGAAGGCACGTTCGATGAGTATCGTCACTGACTTCAAGATTTAATTCTTTTGAGGTTACTTTTTCATGTTTAATTATTAAAAAAATAAAAGAAAATATAGGATCTAAGATTTTTTTTCTTCATCAATGTTCAAGCATCATCACTCATCAGTCGTAAGACTCGTAACAAAATATCTTCTTTTCTATAATTAATATTATTTCCGCATTTTATGGATCTACGTTTTGATGTTCTCAATTTTTGTTTCTCTTTCTCTAGATCCCCGGAACTTTTAATTATAATTATAGTATAGTATAATATCAAGAAAATATACTGTTTATTTTTTTGGCAACAAATATATTGTTTTTTGACAAGAAAAATATATATATTTTTTCTTCTTTTTGTGTTCCAATCTATTTTGTGATTTAGACAAGTGACACGTCATATACCGGATTTGTTACCTTGTTAAAGAGCTTGAGTTAAAACAAATGTAGAAAAGTTAAAATAAATTGTGCAATAAATGATAAATACGTTTTTATGTTAAATAATGATGTGAAAATAAAATTGAATAATGGCAGTGGACATGGGAGTTTCTCAGACATTCCTCTGCTGAACAGTGTGGTTGGTCACATTCTTCATTCATTCATCCTCGTTCCTTACCATGGTTGGTAAGTCATTTATTAACTATTTCCATGTAAATTATTAGTACTTGTTTTCGTATTTCTTACATTTTCGTTTGTTATTCTTGGGTGCAATGCTAGGAAACTGTAATCAGTATTAACTGGAAACTACCAACTGTTTTTTTGTTGCTAGAGTAGCAATTTTATAATTAAATAAGAATCCTATTAAACAATGCATGTGACTATATGAGGTTGCTTTTTCTGTTCAAAAGCATCAAATCTTTAGCAGCCAATGAAAAAGAATCCAAACCTTTTCTTAAATGATATGCGCCTATCTATGGTCCTGAGTTTTCTTAGTTTCTTAAGTATATTTAGATTTTGATTTTTTTTTAGGTTTTCACTTATTGTTATTTGTTTACATCAGCTTCAAATATCTTCGAAAAAGACTTACAAGCATCAATTTCCTGAGGATTTATAGTTTTTTTTACTTATTTCTGACACAATGTTTATTAGTAAAAAGCATCAAATGTTTTTTTGCTCAAAAAAAAGAATGGGATTGTTAGAGCACTCTATTGTTAGTTGTTCAATAAATATATCAACTAAAAAAACAAAATAAATATAAAATGAGTGAGATTGTTAAATCATTATAGAGACAATTTCATTTTCACAAAAATAAATAAATACATAACTTTTGTAATTGGGGTTTGCAGGAGAATAAGCCATCGGACACACCACCAGAACCATGGCCATGTTGAAAACGACGAGTCTTGGGTTCCGGTAATCTTTCCTACTCTCATAGTTTCTCTTGTCTTTTATTTATTTGTTCTTTTTTGGGAATTCATTCTTATGTCTAAGTTCTTATGATTATTGGGGTTCTAAGGTAGAATTTCTACCGGAATATAAGAACATGTCTCTTAATTTTTAACTAAAAAAGCTAAGAACCGGCTTTTAAATAAGAGTTTTAAAAACTGGTTTTTTAACTTTTTTAGTTAAAAGTTAAAAGACGGAGTATTATATTTCTCTAAAAACCTCGTCATAAGAACCCTCAGTAATCATGCTATGTTTATTTTATTAGTTTATGTTTTCAGTCTGAGGTCAGACCGGCCACTTGTCAGATCTGTTTTCTAGCTGTAGTAAAAAACAATTTGCCAGTGTAATAGTTCAGCGGTAGTTAATGTTCTGGAATCTATCTCAAATTTTTTTTTTATAACTTCAGATATAAAGTTTTTTGTTCTTAAAAAATAAATTTCAAAATTTCAAATTTGAAGTTTTTTTTATTTGCATTTTGATCGTTATAATTAATTACACGTTACATTTATAATTCTGAAGTATTTTTTCATTTATCGTTTTAATTCTTAAATTTTTTATATATTATAAATATTTCCAGTTTGTTTTTATAAATTCAAATTTTACACATAAAAGTAATAAAAAAACTTTAAAATAAGATACATGAAGACATAACTATTAGAAAATTTTAAATATTATAACTATACTAATAATCTGGTAAATTTGCTTTGGAACCTCCAAAATTATTGTCTAAACAAATTTTATATAACCGAAGATGGAACATTACGAAAATAATTTTATGAAATAATATGTTATTTTGCTTCTAATTTAATATTTAATTATATATTTCTATTTATAATTTTATATATTTAATGTAAATTTTTATTAATTAATATTACTGTAATATTTTTATATATGTGCTAGTTATTTATAATTTTTTTATGGATTTATATTAGTTATAACAAATAAAGATCATTGTGTAAAATACAAATAATTTTGAAATTACGTTTGAAGTTTGTTTTTGAAGAAAACCACTTTGAAACTTTAAATTTAGAGTTTCGTGAACTCTAAAATAGAGAGTTTTTTTTAGAGGTTACGCAGTAACTCAGAAAATGAAAAATCTATACTTTTATAGTACCGAACTTTAACGATGGACCACTTAGAGCATCATTAACGGGGGTTCTTAGGACGGGGTTCTTAGCGGAATATAAGAACCTGACTCTTAATTTTTAACTGAAAATGCTAAGAGTCGGCTTTTAAATAAGAGATTTAAGAGCCGACTCTTAACTTTTTCAGTTAAAAGTTAAGAGTCGGGTTCTTATATTCTGTTAAGAACCATGTACTAAGAACCCTGCGTTAATGATGGTCTTATATTCGAGTCCTTAGCGTAAAATGATTCTCCTCGAAATCCGTTTACTTTCTTCGTTATTTTTTCCTTTTCAGTTTTGGCGTTTTCGTAATACTTTTCTCTGCAATCTTGAAAGCTATTAGTATAAAACTTATAAACACATGAATTAATACGAATACATAACCAGAATGACAAATTTTCAATGAATATTTAATACTAGTAAGTACTACTCCGTAATAGTAATTAGTAATAGTAATAGTAATAGTCATATTAATTATAATTATGTATTTCAGTTGCCAGAAAAGTTGTACAAGAACTTGCCCCATAGTACTCGGATGCTCAGATACACTGTCCCTCTGCCCATGCTCGCTTACCCGATCTATCTGGTAAAAAAAAAATACAATTTCTATTTTTTCTTAAAATTACAAATGATTTTATATTTTGAGTTTTAAGCCAATATATAAATTAATTTTGATTGGACCTTAACTACAGTGGTACAGAAGTCCTGGAAAAGAAGGGTCACATTTTAACCCATACAGTAGTTTATTTGCTCCAAGCGAGAGGAAGCTTATTGCAACTTCAACTACTTGCTGGTCCATAATGTTGGCCACTCTTGTTTATCTATCGTTCCTCGTTGATCCAGTCACAGTTCTCAAAGTCTATGGCGTTCCTTACATTGTAAGTTTCACATATTATTACAAGAAATTTATATATTATTAATAATAAATTTGTTTTTTGACATAAAGTTTTGGAAAATTTTCAGATCTTTGTGATGTGGTTGGACGCTGTCACGTACTTGCATCATCATGGTCACGATGAGAAGTTGCCTTGGTACAGAGGCAAGGTAATTAAATCAATTTTTAAAAAGAAATGTACAGAAAGCAATAATGGTTAGTATTGATTAATCTTAATTTTTGATGTTTTGCATACAATAATAGGAATGGAGTTATTTACGTGGAGGATTAACAACTATTGATAGAGATTACGGAATCTTCAACAACATCCATCACGACATTGGAACTCACGTGATCCATCATCTTTTCCCACAAATCCCTCACTATCACTTGGTCGATGCCGTGAGTGATCTAGCTTCCTCTCTCTCTAGTTTCATTTGATTAAATGGTGATTAATTACTAATTTAATTAATGAATTGTGGACAGACGAGAGCAGCTAAACATGTGTTAGGAAGATACTACAGAGAGCCGAAGACGTCAGGAGCAATACCGATTCACTTGGTGGAGAGTTTGGTCGCAAGTATTAAAAAAGATCATTACGTCAGTGACACTGGTGATATTGTCTTCTACGAGACAGATCCAGATCTCTACGTTTATGCTTCTGACAAATCTAAAATCAATTAACTTTTCTTCCTAGCTCTATTAGGAATAAACACTCCTTCTCTTTTACTTATTTGTTTCTGCTTTAAGTTTAAAATGTACTCGTGAAACCTTTTTTTTATTAATGTATTTACGTTACAAAAAGTGGAAGTTTTGTTATCTTTTTCTCTAGTTGCAATCAAAAGGATCTTTAAAACTTTTTTGATTTGGACAGAAAGAAAAAGACAGTTCCACAAAGAAAAAGACAGTTCCACTGAAAGTCGACAAAATGCACGCCGTTTTTGGGTCCCAGCACAACAACAATATGTCACGGAGTTGCCGCTTTTTTAAGTAATGGGCGATCCTTTTCGGCCCAAATATATAAAAGCCTTCTTAAATTGCGCCAAGTATCTGGACCTAAATAATTTTACAAACATCTCATTCGTCCCAATATATTAAAGAGTTGATTACTTAATAGGCTGTTTTCTTTGCACCCAAAACTACCTTCCACTTGTAGCATACATTCACGGAAATTGAGAGAGTTTTTATTTATTATTTTGCTCTTACTGAAACGAAACAGAAAGTTGGAATATTGTTTGTGTTGTTTTTCAGTTAGCTTTTAGACATTTATTAGATTAAGTTTTTTGATAGTTGGACTTCCATAAGGACCACAAGATCGTAAAAAAAACTGTTAATCCAACAATTACGTTAAAATGAACAGTTTAGCAAGTTACAGTCATCCATATTTCATGGATGTGGATGCTATCATGTCCACAAATACATGTTCGCTGGTTGTGGATGCTTTCGTGTCCATGTAAGGATGTTGTGGTTACTCAGTTGGATAAACATTACGTGGATAGACAAACATTATGTGGACAGGCGAACATTATGGATAAAAAAATAGTGGACATGTAAGTAGTGTACAGACAAATGTTACAAGAATGAGTTATAGACGAGAATAGGCATGGGCATTCGGGGTCCCAATCGGGTTTCGGTTTGATCCATTCGGGTTTTGGTTTTTCGGGTTTATCAAAATCAATTCCATTCGGGTTATATAAAAGTTCGGTTCGGAACCGGTTCGGGTTTTATCGGGTTCGGATCGGGGTTAGTAAATCTTCAAAGAACCGGTATAACCCATTGTACTTTCGGATTCGGGTCCCAATCGGTTCTTCAATTTAAAAATACCTGATTTGTACCTATTTTGTAACTAAAACATAAATGAAATCGGTTTTTCGGATTTAAAATATATGATTTGTACATATTTTAATAGCCAAAACATAAGTAAAATCAATTCAAAAATAAGAAAAAAATCAAACGTGATTATTCAAAATCAAGCGAAAGATAAATATAGTTAGTGATAGAAAGAAAACCAGATAAATGAAATCATAGAACAAAAACTAAGTTCTCATGAAATGAGAAACA
Proteins encoded in this window:
- the LOC106336680 gene encoding omega-3 fatty acid desaturase, endoplasmic reticulum, with protein sequence MVVAMYQRSNVNGDSGARKEEGFDPSAQPPFKIGDIRAAIPKHCWVKSPLRSMSYVARDIFAVAALAMAAVYFDSWFLWPLYWVAQGTLFWAIFVLGHDCGHGSFSDIPLLNSVVGHILHSFILVPYHGWRISHRTHHQNHGHVENDESWVPLPEKLYKNLPHSTRMLRYTVPLPMLAYPIYLWYRSPGKEGSHFNPYSSLFAPSERKLIATSTTCWSIMLATLVYLSFLVDPVTVLKVYGVPYIIFVMWLDAVTYLHHHGHDEKLPWYRGKEWSYLRGGLTTIDRDYGIFNNIHHDIGTHVIHHLFPQIPHYHLVDATRAAKHVLGRYYREPKTSGAIPIHLVESLVASIKKDHYVSDTGDIVFYETDPDLYVYASDKSKIN